Proteins from one Flavobacterium sp. N2038 genomic window:
- a CDS encoding T9SS sorting signal type C domain-containing protein: MKRNLFYTFILIVFSCNFGLHAQQGKVDITFNTLDDGLTGDGFDLPVHTLFLQPDQNLIVGGEFLNLNGVPAPYLTRLKPDGSVDETFNIGTGFNGKIYASYVQPDGKIIVSGSFSSFNGISAGRIIRLNTDGTFDASFNSILAATDGIIYGIAAQSDGKIIITGSFAKYNNVTVNRVARLMPDGLLDTSFLPGSGSALNIMNAKVLPDGRILLAGNFTMFSNVSSNKIVCLNPDGSRNADFSSGSGFDDDVTTMIIQPDGKIIIGGKFTSYNGNPANRIIRINNDGTVDNSFFSGSGFSLGVVQTIKINPEGEIMVGGSFTGNYNGERVNRVCLLNSEGRFLDTIDFGSGPGSASVFALENDEEGSWYIGGSFLVFDSLNQGRLAKINPEKEYDTGYLSSGVGFDNSIYKVLPLENKKVIVCGNFKKFNGEFTSRIARLVEDGTLDSTFNTGQSGANNLVKTAALQSDGKVIIGGNFTKYNDAAMNRIARILQNGYIDPTFNVGSGCNNQIYAMAIQKDQKIVVAGNFTRYNNLPVGGIIRLLPDGSVDTSFDVGAGADAVIESVLIEPNGKILVGGRFTSFNKVTANHLVRLNSDGSMDSGFNIGAGFDKNIFVMGLQSDGKIIIGGNFVNFNGVSQKRILRLNSNGQLDTSFKSGVGFSKGDVRSILIQPDDRILVGGTFSGTYNNRIALRLIRLLKSGSYDDSFEAHLNNKLFTMGFTSDQRLIIGGDFHSVSGISNHRIARLKLCLESTTWNGISWSNGFPSGGKEVFFNEDYSTLTSADICSCTIEEGKNVTLLSGSTLGIEFSYIGSGILTLENSASLYQTDDDIVNTGIVHLKRNTTPVLRYDYTFWSSPVVNQKLIDLSPNTLSDKFYSYNSNTSKWKLENPLNKMETGTGYIIRAPQNFSITDRSIYKATFKGVPNNGKIMVKQGAPNTSNLIGNPYPSTLNADVFLRKNAPVLKGALHFWTHNTPITNLEYSTDDYATYNLLGGVGTRASLSIGETTQIPNGKIASGQAFFVVSKNSGDIEFNNSMRSTDNNSFFFKSVNREEKKNNNVTEKHRIWLNFENKTGIFKQILIGYINGATNLFDDQYDAESLNGNPYADFYSSIDDKQLVIQGRGLAFDMSDVISLGFATSVEGDFTVSIDHEDGLFNTQDIFIEDKDLEIIHNLKNSPYSFKTQKGTYDNRFALRYTDYTLATNDFNSKTNMILVSLHNQMIKIDACEQTIKEIMIFDMSGRLLYQKNKILDTKFSIQKDQFQHQVILIKITTENGKTITQKIVV, from the coding sequence TTGAAGAGAAACTTATTTTACACGTTTATTCTGATTGTGTTTTCCTGTAATTTCGGACTTCATGCGCAACAAGGAAAGGTTGATATTACTTTTAATACTCTGGATGATGGTTTAACAGGGGACGGATTTGATCTTCCTGTTCACACTTTGTTTTTACAGCCCGATCAGAATTTAATTGTTGGAGGTGAATTTTTAAATTTAAATGGTGTTCCCGCTCCTTATTTAACACGTTTAAAACCGGATGGAAGTGTTGATGAAACTTTTAATATCGGAACTGGTTTCAATGGCAAAATATATGCTTCATATGTTCAGCCAGACGGAAAGATAATAGTGAGTGGCAGCTTTTCATCTTTTAACGGAATTAGTGCCGGAAGAATTATTCGCTTGAATACCGACGGTACTTTTGATGCTTCATTCAATAGTATATTAGCAGCTACAGACGGAATAATCTATGGAATTGCAGCGCAATCAGATGGTAAAATAATTATTACCGGTAGTTTTGCAAAGTACAATAATGTTACCGTAAATCGTGTTGCCCGTCTTATGCCCGATGGTTTATTAGATACCTCTTTTTTGCCAGGTTCCGGATCTGCCCTTAATATAATGAATGCGAAAGTTCTGCCCGATGGAAGAATTTTGTTAGCCGGTAATTTTACAATGTTCAGTAATGTATCAAGCAATAAAATTGTTTGTCTTAATCCGGATGGTAGCAGAAATGCAGACTTTTCTTCGGGCTCAGGGTTTGATGATGATGTTACCACGATGATAATTCAGCCAGATGGTAAAATTATTATAGGAGGTAAATTTACTTCTTACAATGGAAATCCGGCAAACAGAATTATTCGTATTAATAATGATGGTACAGTTGACAACAGTTTTTTCTCAGGCTCAGGTTTTAGTTTAGGAGTTGTTCAGACTATTAAAATTAATCCTGAAGGAGAAATAATGGTTGGAGGATCTTTTACAGGTAATTATAATGGAGAGAGAGTTAATCGTGTTTGTTTATTAAATTCAGAAGGAAGATTTTTAGATACTATTGATTTCGGCTCCGGTCCGGGTTCGGCATCTGTTTTTGCTTTAGAAAATGATGAAGAAGGCTCCTGGTATATTGGAGGGTCGTTTTTAGTTTTTGATAGTTTAAATCAGGGGCGATTAGCCAAGATTAATCCGGAGAAAGAGTATGATACAGGTTATTTGTCTTCAGGAGTCGGTTTTGATAATTCGATTTATAAAGTACTTCCATTAGAAAACAAAAAAGTAATTGTCTGCGGTAATTTTAAAAAGTTTAATGGAGAATTTACCTCAAGAATTGCCAGACTTGTAGAAGATGGTACTTTAGATTCTACGTTTAATACAGGACAATCCGGAGCTAATAATTTAGTAAAAACCGCAGCATTACAATCTGACGGAAAAGTTATTATAGGAGGTAACTTTACCAAATATAATGATGCTGCTATGAATCGTATAGCACGTATTTTACAAAATGGTTATATAGACCCAACATTTAATGTCGGTTCCGGTTGTAATAACCAGATTTATGCTATGGCAATTCAAAAAGATCAGAAAATAGTAGTTGCCGGAAATTTTACGCGTTACAATAATTTACCGGTTGGGGGAATAATTAGATTGCTGCCGGATGGATCAGTTGATACTTCTTTTGATGTTGGTGCTGGTGCAGATGCCGTTATTGAGAGTGTTTTAATTGAGCCAAACGGGAAAATTTTGGTTGGAGGACGCTTTACTAGTTTCAATAAAGTAACAGCTAATCATTTAGTTCGATTAAATTCTGATGGGAGTATGGATTCCGGATTTAATATCGGAGCGGGTTTCGATAAAAATATTTTTGTAATGGGATTGCAATCTGATGGGAAAATAATAATTGGAGGTAATTTTGTAAATTTTAACGGTGTTTCTCAGAAACGTATACTCAGATTAAATTCTAATGGACAATTAGACACCTCATTTAAATCAGGAGTAGGGTTTAGTAAAGGAGATGTTCGGAGTATCTTGATACAACCTGATGACCGAATTTTAGTAGGCGGTACTTTTTCAGGTACTTATAATAATCGTATTGCATTAAGATTAATTCGTTTATTAAAATCAGGCAGCTATGATGATTCTTTTGAAGCGCATCTCAATAATAAATTGTTCACGATGGGTTTTACATCAGACCAAAGACTTATTATAGGTGGTGATTTTCATTCTGTGTCTGGAATTTCCAATCATAGAATAGCCCGATTAAAACTTTGCCTTGAATCTACCACATGGAATGGAATTTCGTGGTCTAATGGTTTTCCATCCGGCGGAAAAGAAGTTTTTTTCAATGAAGATTATAGTACTTTGACGTCTGCTGATATTTGTAGTTGTACTATAGAAGAGGGAAAGAATGTGACCCTTTTAAGCGGAAGTACTTTGGGAATTGAATTTTCATACATTGGTTCAGGAATATTAACCTTAGAAAATTCAGCAAGTCTTTATCAGACAGATGATGATATTGTAAATACAGGAATCGTCCATTTAAAAAGAAACACGACACCGGTATTAAGATATGATTATACATTTTGGTCATCGCCGGTTGTGAATCAAAAATTAATAGACCTCTCTCCAAATACTTTGTCAGATAAGTTTTACTCGTATAATTCTAATACTAGTAAATGGAAACTGGAAAATCCTTTAAATAAAATGGAGACAGGAACAGGATACATAATTAGAGCTCCTCAGAATTTTTCGATTACTGATCGTTCTATATATAAAGCGACATTTAAAGGAGTTCCTAATAATGGAAAAATTATGGTAAAACAAGGAGCACCCAATACTTCTAATTTAATTGGCAATCCATATCCATCTACTCTTAATGCGGATGTTTTTTTGAGAAAAAACGCACCAGTTCTAAAAGGAGCACTGCATTTTTGGACGCACAATACTCCTATAACCAATTTAGAATACTCAACAGATGATTATGCCACTTACAATTTACTTGGAGGAGTTGGTACAAGGGCATCTTTATCGATTGGAGAAACTACACAGATTCCAAACGGGAAAATAGCCTCAGGTCAGGCATTTTTTGTTGTAAGTAAAAATTCGGGAGATATTGAATTTAATAATAGTATGCGGAGTACAGATAATAACTCATTCTTTTTTAAATCAGTAAATAGAGAAGAGAAAAAGAATAATAATGTGACAGAGAAGCATCGGATTTGGCTAAATTTTGAAAACAAAACCGGAATTTTTAAGCAGATTCTAATTGGGTATATCAATGGAGCAACAAATTTATTTGACGATCAATATGATGCTGAATCTCTAAATGGAAATCCATATGCCGATTTTTATAGTAGCATTGATGATAAACAACTGGTAATTCAGGGACGGGGATTAGCTTTTGATATGTCTGATGTAATTTCTCTTGGTTTTGCGACTTCAGTGGAAGGAGATTTTACAGTAAGCATCGATCACGAAGACGGACTTTTTAATACTCAGGATATTTTTATTGAAGATAAAGATTTGGAAATTATACATAATCTCAAGAACAGCCCATATTCTTTTAAAACCCAAAAAGGAACCTACGACAATCGCTTTGCTTTAAGATATACAGATTACACATTGGCAACTAATGATTTTAACAGTAAAACGAATATGATTTTGGTTTCACTACACAATCAGATGATAAAAATTGATGCTTGTGAGCAAACGATAAAAGAAATAATGATTTTTGATATGTCCGGAAGATTACTGTATCAAAAGAATAAAATTCTGGATACTAAATTTTCGATACAAAAAGACCAATTTCAACATCAGGTTATACTCATTAAAATAACAACAGAAAACGGAAAAACGATAACTCAGAAAATTGTTGTTTAG
- a CDS encoding fibronectin type III domain-containing protein, translating into MKKLLLLSVFICLPFFLIAQTTATFTIPGTQTFVAPAGITSISVDAWGAGGAGGSSTNPGSSGARGGAGGGGGAFANATLTIVSGASLSVVVGAGGKGSIGTGNGANGGAGGFSTITTYAITADGGKGGLMNNGALVAGASGGTVAASVGTTRTAGGNGGDGESGITDDSGSAINSGAGGNAANGGGTGGAAVGGFLSYNNGNNGNAPGGGGSGGRSSFFGAARRGGDGGDGKVVIKFNCPTYSLDTATASDVNVCSGTSSEVTLTGTATLGSVSQPLPIGLYSVSYDIQGVTQTPAAMKVTTAGTGTFIATGFTSVGTKYITITALSSGSSSTASENCNSTITGNNNVPVVVNSSGTAPVALAVTNDTCTQMTANWQAVTGAQYYEFDLSTDSAFGSFVTGYSALNVGNVLSLTITGLTNTTYYYRVRAFNGTCPSANSNTITYANPATPSAPVLNAISGNACTQFTVGWAIIPDATSYRVEWSQDNFATTLGSASNLTTNTYTITGLALGGVYKYRVAAINRCGSSPWATSGDVTTVSNPPGTVLMPQGANNIFCDSFNARWSPVTAATSYLLDVSKDNFTTYLGTYHDYDVGNVTNFQVSGLTIGTTYQYRLRAKNGCGISASYSTVGSQAPLASNPGTPGGLSAPAVTVLCTGFKMQWNASTNGPIDYTVQASTSNNFTTGIQTVNSVTATNYTFTGLTPGTRYYYRVRARNSCGVSAYTFVSSPPAPPSVLLPATPGVPTIAPINTTICQTDGVTLAPVSPNAAYTYVWSTGETGPSIYVTSAGSYTVRAEVAGGCSSAMSAPATVAIDKLPTAVAGGSQTICSNQSATVSGASFTNGTAQWTFSGGAGTLTNATTPTPTYTPVLGGAARTVVLTMTVTSPASNKCAPQIVTAKYTINIQAAPTVSIAGSQTICPNGSMTVAAGEANAANGTILWTHDGTGTLTNATTLTPTYAAGAGDTGKQVTLTLTVTASPACSTAYVVSDIYPVVVLGNNTAATASSTPILCVNTLMTNITHATTVATGIGTPVNLPAGVTASWASNTITISGTPTEAGIFAYSIPLTGGCGTANATGTITVNLNTVGAASSSPTLCSNSVMTDITHATTGATGIGAANGLPAGVTASWASNTITISGTPTEDGTFNYNVPLTGGCGAIVATGTITVNPLPPTPNVGTITHPTCVNPTGKIELISLRSVANWTIIQTGQVSQTYSATNTNYTIDNLAPGTYYFSFQEGSDCPSLPTAGVVIKAPVTNIWNGTAWSVGSAPLNTDSIEFAADFQSTGNLTACSCKVDAGKNVTIKSGHTLRLENGLTVDSGVGTNMIFENNASLVQVNDVSNTGNITYKRNTTPVRRYDFTFWSSPVTRTPAFTLKNLSPNTLGDKYYRYDPLNGWVIINGGNAEMEKGKGYIIRAPQNFDIDSPAVFNGSFIGVPNNGDVSVTVATAEKDYLIGNPYPSAVYADQFIVDNTSVLYGTLYFWTHNSPPSKAVAGNATYNYTTDDYATYNLSGSVVVGSMQGQGAGTTGNQNAPLGYIAAGQSFFVTSKGTGSAIFNNQMRFDGNNSQFFKQTKNNKGLADLEKHRVWLNFTNTQGAFKQILIGYCEGATDKWDDNYDGKSYDGNKYIDFYSINEANNLTIQGRALPFNESDIVPLGYKSTIAGDFSISIDHADGSLSTQNIYLEDKKNNVIHDLRESNYMFTTAIGTFNDRFVLRYTDKTLGTVDLDNLLDYVLFSVKDKIIKVTSSKEILKDIYVFDLSGKLIYSKNKIGETEIQISNLQSANQVLMIKVVGDSGHSKTQKIIF; encoded by the coding sequence ATGAAAAAACTTTTACTTTTATCAGTATTCATTTGTTTGCCATTTTTTCTTATCGCACAAACAACAGCAACATTTACAATACCCGGAACTCAGACTTTTGTTGCTCCCGCAGGGATAACCTCTATATCTGTTGATGCATGGGGAGCCGGTGGTGCGGGTGGTAGTTCTACCAATCCTGGTAGTAGCGGTGCTAGAGGTGGCGCCGGTGGTGGTGGTGGTGCATTTGCCAATGCAACATTAACAATTGTATCCGGTGCGTCATTAAGTGTTGTTGTAGGTGCAGGAGGTAAAGGAAGTATAGGTACAGGTAATGGTGCAAACGGAGGAGCAGGTGGTTTTTCTACTATCACGACCTATGCAATTACAGCAGATGGAGGGAAAGGCGGACTAATGAACAACGGAGCTTTGGTAGCAGGTGCCTCCGGAGGAACTGTTGCTGCTTCTGTAGGAACGACTAGAACTGCCGGTGGAAATGGAGGAGACGGAGAGTCAGGAATAACAGATGATTCAGGAAGTGCTATTAATTCTGGAGCCGGTGGAAATGCGGCAAATGGAGGCGGTACTGGTGGTGCAGCTGTTGGTGGTTTTTTGTCTTACAATAATGGTAATAACGGAAATGCTCCCGGTGGTGGTGGAAGTGGGGGGCGTTCCTCTTTTTTCGGTGCTGCCAGACGCGGAGGTGATGGAGGCGACGGTAAAGTTGTAATAAAATTCAATTGTCCGACTTACAGTTTAGACACTGCCACAGCATCTGATGTAAATGTGTGTTCCGGAACTTCGTCAGAGGTTACTTTAACAGGAACAGCAACTTTAGGATCGGTATCGCAACCATTACCTATAGGTCTCTATTCTGTTTCTTATGATATACAAGGTGTTACGCAAACTCCTGCCGCAATGAAAGTGACGACAGCAGGAACAGGAACCTTTATTGCAACAGGTTTTACAAGTGTAGGAACCAAATACATTACCATTACAGCGCTTAGTTCAGGTTCAAGCTCCACTGCTTCAGAAAATTGTAATTCTACTATTACCGGTAATAATAATGTACCAGTTGTGGTAAATTCTTCAGGTACAGCTCCGGTGGCTTTGGCCGTAACCAATGATACCTGTACACAAATGACAGCAAACTGGCAGGCAGTTACGGGAGCACAGTATTATGAATTTGACTTATCAACAGATAGTGCTTTTGGTTCTTTTGTTACAGGTTATAGTGCACTTAACGTAGGCAATGTATTGTCGTTAACTATAACTGGTTTAACCAATACTACTTATTATTATCGAGTAAGAGCGTTTAACGGAACTTGTCCTAGCGCAAATTCAAATACTATAACATATGCAAATCCGGCAACACCGAGTGCGCCGGTTTTAAATGCGATATCAGGTAATGCATGTACTCAGTTTACGGTAGGGTGGGCAATTATACCAGATGCAACATCATACAGAGTTGAATGGTCACAAGATAACTTTGCTACAACTCTGGGGTCAGCTTCCAATCTTACAACAAATACTTATACGATAACAGGTTTAGCTCTGGGTGGTGTTTACAAATATAGAGTGGCTGCTATCAATAGATGCGGGTCAAGTCCTTGGGCCACAAGTGGTGATGTTACAACAGTTAGTAATCCCCCAGGAACAGTATTGATGCCTCAGGGAGCAAATAATATTTTTTGTGATTCTTTTAATGCAAGGTGGAGTCCAGTTACAGCTGCTACCAGTTATTTACTGGATGTTTCTAAAGATAATTTTACAACTTACTTAGGAACTTATCATGATTATGATGTTGGAAATGTTACTAATTTTCAAGTTTCAGGTTTAACAATCGGGACAACTTACCAATATAGATTAAGAGCAAAAAATGGTTGTGGAATTAGTGCTTCATATTCAACTGTTGGATCACAAGCACCATTAGCAAGTAATCCTGGTACACCGGGGGGGCTTTCAGCACCTGCTGTTACTGTTTTATGTACTGGGTTTAAAATGCAATGGAATGCAAGTACTAATGGACCTATAGATTATACTGTACAAGCCTCTACTAGTAACAATTTCACTACAGGTATACAAACAGTTAATAGTGTTACAGCCACAAACTATACGTTTACAGGTTTAACTCCGGGAACAAGATATTATTACAGAGTTCGGGCTCGCAATAGTTGTGGTGTTAGTGCCTATACTTTTGTGTCGTCGCCCCCCGCACCACCTAGTGTACTTTTGCCTGCTACACCGGGTGTTCCAACAATTGCGCCCATTAATACAACTATTTGTCAGACAGATGGAGTGACTCTAGCGCCTGTTAGCCCTAATGCTGCTTATACATACGTTTGGTCTACAGGCGAAACTGGGCCAAGTATTTATGTGACCAGTGCAGGAAGTTATACAGTACGGGCAGAGGTTGCAGGAGGTTGTTCAAGTGCAATGTCAGCTCCAGCTACGGTTGCAATTGACAAATTGCCAACCGCAGTTGCGGGAGGATCGCAAACGATCTGCTCAAATCAATCTGCGACGGTTTCAGGTGCATCTTTTACCAATGGAACAGCTCAGTGGACATTTAGTGGAGGAGCAGGTACTTTGACTAATGCTACAACACCCACTCCAACTTATACACCGGTATTGGGTGGTGCGGCCAGAACTGTAGTTTTAACGATGACAGTAACCAGTCCTGCATCAAATAAATGTGCGCCACAAATTGTTACCGCAAAATATACCATTAATATTCAGGCAGCGCCTACCGTTTCTATTGCGGGGTCACAAACGATTTGCCCAAATGGATCTATGACTGTGGCAGCAGGTGAAGCAAATGCAGCAAACGGAACTATTTTATGGACACACGATGGAACCGGAACACTTACCAATGCGACAACTTTAACACCAACATATGCGGCTGGGGCGGGAGATACAGGAAAACAAGTAACTTTAACTTTGACTGTAACAGCTTCACCAGCATGTAGTACAGCTTATGTCGTATCAGATATTTATCCTGTTGTGGTACTTGGAAATAATACAGCAGCCACAGCATCTTCAACCCCAATATTGTGTGTTAATACTCTAATGACAAATATTACACATGCAACTACGGTTGCAACTGGAATTGGAACTCCGGTTAATTTACCTGCTGGTGTAACTGCAAGTTGGGCATCAAATACAATTACAATTAGTGGTACACCTACTGAAGCAGGAATATTTGCCTATAGTATTCCTTTAACGGGAGGTTGCGGAACTGCAAATGCTACAGGAACAATAACAGTAAATTTAAATACTGTTGGAGCTGCATCGTCATCGCCAACACTTTGCTCAAATTCGGTGATGACAGATATTACGCATGCAACTACCGGTGCTACAGGAATTGGAGCAGCTAACGGTTTACCTGCTGGTGTTACGGCAAGCTGGGCATCAAACACAATTACAATAAGTGGAACACCTACCGAGGATGGAACATTTAATTACAATGTTCCATTAACCGGTGGTTGTGGTGCAATTGTGGCAACAGGAACAATTACGGTTAATCCGTTGCCTCCTACGCCCAATGTAGGAACAATTACGCACCCGACTTGTGTGAATCCAACAGGAAAAATAGAATTAATCAGTTTGCGTTCGGTAGCAAACTGGACGATTATCCAGACCGGCCAAGTTTCTCAAACTTATTCTGCAACAAATACAAATTATACAATAGATAATCTTGCGCCTGGTACTTATTACTTTAGTTTTCAAGAAGGGTCAGATTGTCCATCATTACCAACAGCAGGTGTTGTGATTAAGGCTCCGGTTACTAATATTTGGAATGGTACCGCATGGTCTGTTGGAAGCGCTCCTCTTAATACCGACAGTATTGAGTTTGCAGCAGATTTTCAGTCTACAGGAAATCTGACAGCCTGCTCTTGTAAAGTTGATGCTGGAAAAAATGTTACAATAAAATCCGGACATACTTTAAGACTTGAAAATGGGCTTACAGTCGATTCAGGCGTGGGGACAAATATGATATTTGAAAATAATGCAAGTTTAGTGCAGGTCAATGATGTTTCTAATACAGGAAATATTACTTATAAACGTAATACAACCCCTGTTCGTCGTTATGATTTTACATTTTGGTCCTCTCCCGTTACACGCACACCAGCATTTACATTAAAAAATTTATCACCAAATACTTTGGGTGATAAATATTACAGATATGATCCATTAAATGGCTGGGTAATCATTAACGGAGGAAATGCAGAAATGGAAAAAGGAAAAGGGTATATTATTAGAGCTCCACAGAATTTTGATATAGACTCACCTGCGGTTTTTAATGGATCCTTTATTGGAGTTCCTAATAATGGAGATGTTTCTGTTACGGTGGCAACCGCTGAGAAAGATTATCTTATCGGGAATCCATATCCTTCAGCAGTATATGCAGATCAGTTTATTGTTGATAATACGAGCGTTCTATATGGTACATTATATTTCTGGACACACAATAGCCCGCCAAGCAAAGCAGTGGCCGGAAATGCAACTTACAATTATACAACTGACGATTATGCAACTTACAATTTATCAGGAAGTGTTGTTGTTGGATCTATGCAAGGTCAGGGTGCCGGAACTACGGGTAATCAAAATGCACCTTTGGGTTATATTGCTGCGGGGCAATCCTTTTTTGTAACTTCTAAAGGAACAGGAAGTGCAATCTTTAATAATCAAATGCGTTTTGATGGAAATAATAGCCAGTTCTTTAAACAAACTAAAAATAATAAAGGATTGGCAGATCTGGAAAAACATAGAGTTTGGCTTAACTTCACGAATACCCAGGGTGCTTTTAAACAAATATTAATTGGTTACTGTGAGGGAGCAACAGATAAATGGGATGATAATTATGATGGTAAAAGTTACGACGGAAATAAATATATTGATTTCTATAGTATAAATGAGGCTAATAATTTGACTATTCAGGGAAGAGCCCTGCCATTCAATGAAAGCGATATTGTTCCACTAGGTTATAAATCGACGATTGCGGGTGATTTTTCTATTTCAATTGATCATGCAGATGGTAGCTTAAGTACACAGAATATCTATCTGGAAGACAAAAAAAATAATGTCATCCATGATTTACGGGAAAGTAACTACATGTTTACAACCGCCATAGGAACATTCAATGATCGTTTTGTATTACGCTATACCGATAAAACGCTGGGAACAGTTGATCTTGACAATCTTTTAGATTACGTTTTGTTTTCTGTTAAAGACAAAATAATAAAAGTGACATCGAGTAAAGAGATATTAAAAGACATTTATGTTTTTGATTTATCGGGAAAACTCATCTACAGTAAAAATAAAATTGGTGAAACCGAAATCCAAATCTCAAATCTGCAATCAGCCAATCAGGTATTGATGATTAAAGTGGTAGGAGATAGCGGTCATTCTAAAACTCAGAAAATTATTTTTTAA